From the Paludisphaera mucosa genome, one window contains:
- a CDS encoding zeta toxin family protein, whose amino-acid sequence MANAPSVIVLAGPNGAGKSTAAPALLRGRLAVADFVNADEIARGLSAFAPESMAVQAGRIMLARLKHLAAARADFAFETTLATRSFAPWLRSLTATGYEFQLIFLWLPSADLAVARVADRVLQGGHHVPEEVVRRRHAAGLRNFQELYRPLATNWHIYDNTTRNHLRLVARGRGAQVGIIKRPAAWRRFQSQAGGLR is encoded by the coding sequence ATGGCGAACGCCCCGAGCGTCATCGTCCTGGCCGGCCCCAACGGCGCCGGCAAGTCGACGGCCGCGCCCGCCCTTTTGCGAGGACGCCTGGCCGTCGCCGATTTCGTCAACGCCGACGAGATCGCGCGCGGGCTCTCCGCCTTCGCCCCGGAGTCGATGGCCGTCCAGGCCGGGCGCATCATGCTCGCCCGGCTCAAGCACCTCGCGGCGGCCCGCGCCGATTTCGCCTTCGAAACGACCCTGGCGACGCGGTCCTTCGCCCCCTGGCTCCGCTCGTTGACCGCGACGGGATACGAATTTCAACTGATCTTCCTCTGGCTGCCGTCCGCCGACCTGGCCGTGGCCCGCGTGGCAGACCGCGTGCTCCAGGGCGGTCATCACGTCCCCGAGGAGGTCGTTCGCCGTCGTCATGCGGCCGGGTTGAGGAATTTCCAGGAACTGTACCGCCCGCTGGCCACCAATTGGCACATCTACGATAACACGACGAGGAATCACCTGCGCCTCGTGGCTCGTGGCCGAGGGGCGCAGGTTGGAATCATCAAGCGACCGGCGGCCTGGCGACGGTTCCAGAGCCAGGCGGGAGGACTCCGATGA
- a CDS encoding purple acid phosphatase family protein, with amino-acid sequence MTATRPRLRSLMLTAIACITPAAWAQAPVPAPLAAPRTKPVAAADAHRPTPIPDRIVRTIAADPARTIAVSWRTDASVAAGLAQIAAAEPGPRFPERAKTVSAASQTLATNLNSARFHSVVFRDLSPSTAYVYRVGDGVDWSEWYQVRTASDKPEPFRFLYFGDAQNDIKSMWSRVIRRAYADAPDAAFMVHAGDLVNRGWDDALWGEWFAAGGWVDGMVANVPSPGNHEYERPRLPDGKVDPNAKALFTPHWRAQFALPENGPPGLEEAAYFFDYQGVRVVSLNSNEAHREQAEWLDRVLAENPQTWTIVTFHHPIYSPAKNRDNPELRALWQPVFDRRKVDLVLQGHDHTYARTGLKAFENVPEGANTRDDPTATAGTVYVVSVAGPKMYVLDPEHWMRRAGEDVQLYQVIAVDGGVLRYEARTALGDPYDAFELHKQPDGRPNRLVDRVPATPEIRRAVPKAAAAG; translated from the coding sequence ATGACCGCGACCCGACCGAGACTTCGCTCCCTGATGCTGACCGCGATCGCCTGCATCACGCCGGCCGCATGGGCCCAGGCGCCCGTCCCGGCCCCGCTCGCCGCGCCGCGGACCAAGCCGGTCGCCGCGGCCGACGCGCATCGGCCCACGCCGATCCCGGATCGGATCGTCCGGACCATCGCCGCCGACCCCGCGCGAACGATCGCGGTCTCGTGGCGGACCGACGCCAGCGTCGCCGCGGGCCTGGCGCAGATCGCCGCCGCCGAGCCCGGCCCGCGGTTCCCCGAGCGGGCGAAGACCGTTTCGGCGGCCTCGCAGACGCTGGCGACCAACCTCAACTCGGCGCGGTTCCACTCGGTCGTCTTCCGGGACCTTTCGCCCTCGACGGCCTACGTCTACCGCGTGGGCGACGGCGTCGACTGGAGCGAGTGGTACCAGGTCCGGACGGCCTCCGATAAGCCGGAGCCGTTCCGCTTCCTCTACTTCGGGGACGCCCAGAACGACATCAAGTCGATGTGGTCGCGGGTGATCCGTCGCGCCTACGCCGACGCCCCCGACGCCGCGTTCATGGTCCACGCCGGCGACCTCGTCAACCGCGGCTGGGACGACGCCCTCTGGGGCGAGTGGTTCGCGGCCGGCGGCTGGGTCGACGGCATGGTCGCCAACGTCCCCTCCCCCGGCAACCACGAGTACGAACGCCCACGGCTCCCCGACGGCAAGGTCGACCCCAACGCCAAGGCGCTCTTCACGCCCCACTGGCGGGCCCAGTTCGCGCTCCCGGAGAACGGCCCTCCCGGGCTGGAAGAGGCCGCCTATTTCTTCGATTACCAGGGGGTCCGCGTGGTCTCGCTGAACTCGAACGAGGCGCACCGCGAGCAGGCCGAATGGCTCGACCGCGTCCTGGCGGAGAACCCCCAGACCTGGACGATCGTCACGTTCCACCACCCGATCTACTCGCCCGCCAAGAACCGCGACAACCCCGAGCTGCGCGCGCTCTGGCAGCCGGTCTTCGACCGCCGCAAGGTCGACCTCGTGCTGCAAGGCCACGACCACACGTACGCTCGGACGGGACTGAAGGCGTTCGAGAACGTTCCCGAAGGGGCGAACACGCGGGACGACCCGACGGCCACGGCGGGCACGGTCTACGTCGTCTCGGTGGCGGGCCCGAAGATGTACGTCCTCGACCCCGAGCACTGGATGCGCCGGGCCGGCGAGGACGTGCAGCTCTACCAGGTGATCGCCGTCGACGGCGGCGTGCTGCGGTACGAGGCCCGCACGGCGCTTGGCGATCCGTACGACGCCTTCGAACTCCACAAGCAGCCCGACGGCCGCCCCAACCGGCTCGTCGACCGCGTCCCCGCCACCCCCGAGATCCGCCGCGCCGTCCCCAAGGCCGCCGCGGCGGGGTGA